From the Streptomonospora nanhaiensis genome, the window CTGGAGGTCGGTGAACGAGTCCAGGTCGCACCAGTCCCCGGCGTGCACCACCACGTCGGCGCGCTCGACCTCGGCCAGCACCTGGTCGGGCAGCGTGCGGGCGCGGCGCGGGATGTGGGTGTCGGAGATGATCAGCAGCCTCATCGCCGCCCACCCTAGCCTCCGCCCGCGCGCGGGCGCGGGCGGCGCACCCGCGGCTCCACGGAATCCCTCGGCCGATCCGACGCGACGGGACCGGGCACGGCGGGACAGGCCCGGGACCGGCCAATCCGGCTCGACGGCTCCGGCTCGATCGATCCGGGTCTGCGGATCCGGCCCGGCCGATCCCGCCCCAGCGGCCCGCCGGACGGGTGGGCGCCGGGTACGGCGGCCGCCGACCCGGCACGCGTTCCGGGTACGGCGGCCTCCGGCGATGGCAGGGCCTCAGCCGCCGGCCACGTCCACGACGATCTTTCCGGTGGTGTGGCCGGTCTCCCCCGCGCGGTGCGCGTCGGCGATCCGGCTGAGCGGGAACACCTCGCTGATGTGCGCCTTGAGCAGGCCACGCGACACCAGGTCCGCCACGGCCGACATCCCGGCGTGGTCGTGCTCCACGAGCATGGCCGCCGCCCGCATGCCCCGCTCGCGGGCCCGGGCGATCGCCTCCTCCTGCCCGACGGGCAGGGTCGTGACCAGGGTGCCGCCCGGGCGCAGCGTGTCCAGCGACCGCACCCCGTAGTCGCCGCCCACGGTGTCCAGCACGACGTCGAGCCCGTCCAGTTCGGCCGCGAAGTCCACCGCGCGGTAGTCGATCACCTCCTCGGCGCCCAGGCCGAGCACGAACTCGTGCTTGCCTTCGCTGGCGGTGCCGACCACGCGGGCGCCGCGGGCCACGGCGATCTGCACGGCCAGGTGGCCCACGCCCCCGGCGGCCGCGTGGACGAGCACCCGCTGGCCCTCGGCGAGTCCGGCGGTGTCGACGAGCGCCTGCCAGGCGGTCAGCGCGGCCAGCGGCACGCCGGCGGCCTCGACGTGCCCGATGCCGGCGGGCTTGCGGACCAGGGCGCGCGTGGGCGCGGTGACGTAGTCGGCGAAGGAGCCGGCGCCGTGCGGGTAGGGCAGCATGCCGAAGACCTCGTCGCCGGGTTCGAACAGGGTCACGCCGATCCCCACGCGCTCCACGACGCCGGAGACGTCCCAGCCCAGCACATAGGGCGGGTCGCCGAGGAACCGGCGGCCGGAGCGGTGCTTCCAGTCGGTGGGGTTGAGGCCGGCGGCGTGCACGCGCACCAGGACCTGGGAGGGGCCGGGTTCGGGGACCGGGCGCTCGGTCAGCCGCAGGACCTCGGGACCGCCGAAGCGGTCCTGGGAGACGGCGCGCATGACGGCGGGCCGGTCGGTGTGTTGCGAAGTCATGCCCCCAAGGCTGCCCGGCCCGCCGCCGCGAGGCCAGCACCGCCCCCGGCGGCGCGCGACGCGGACGCCGGCGCGCCCGCCTAGGGGAGGATGGAGTCGACGTAGCCGCCGTCGACCCGGACGGCCGCCCCCGTGGTGGCCGCGGCCTGCGCGGAGCTGAGGTAGACCACCATGTTGGCGATCTCCTCGGGCTCGATCAGCCGGCCCAGCAGCGACTGCGGCCGGTG encodes:
- a CDS encoding NADP-dependent oxidoreductase, which encodes MTSQHTDRPAVMRAVSQDRFGGPEVLRLTERPVPEPGPSQVLVRVHAAGLNPTDWKHRSGRRFLGDPPYVLGWDVSGVVERVGIGVTLFEPGDEVFGMLPYPHGAGSFADYVTAPTRALVRKPAGIGHVEAAGVPLAALTAWQALVDTAGLAEGQRVLVHAAAGGVGHLAVQIAVARGARVVGTASEGKHEFVLGLGAEEVIDYRAVDFAAELDGLDVVLDTVGGDYGVRSLDTLRPGGTLVTTLPVGQEEAIARARERGMRAAAMLVEHDHAGMSAVADLVSRGLLKAHISEVFPLSRIADAHRAGETGHTTGKIVVDVAGG